Proteins encoded within one genomic window of Spirulina major PCC 6313:
- a CDS encoding cysteine hydrolase family protein, giving the protein MAEILAQPYPYPLPPLSQLALVIIDMQRDFLEPGGFGAALGNDVTQLQAIVPTVQTLLNTCRTLGITVIHTLECHRPDLSDCPPAKRKRGKGSLTIGDRGPMGRILIQGEPGNAIIPELTPQPGEIVIQKPGKGAFYHTPLSQELEQRAITHLLFTGVTTEVCVQTTMREACDRGYECLLIEDATASYFPDFKSATLNMVTAQGGIVGWTAPSTEVLAGLATL; this is encoded by the coding sequence ATGGCTGAAATCCTGGCCCAACCCTACCCCTATCCGCTGCCACCCTTGTCACAATTGGCGTTGGTAATTATCGATATGCAACGTGACTTTCTCGAACCGGGAGGGTTTGGGGCAGCCTTGGGCAATGACGTGACCCAACTACAAGCGATCGTCCCCACAGTGCAAACCCTGTTAAACACCTGTCGCACCTTGGGCATCACCGTGATTCATACCCTCGAATGCCATCGCCCGGACTTGTCCGACTGTCCCCCTGCAAAACGGAAGCGGGGCAAGGGTAGCTTGACTATTGGCGATCGCGGCCCCATGGGACGCATCCTGATCCAAGGCGAACCCGGCAACGCGATCATTCCTGAACTCACTCCCCAACCCGGCGAAATCGTCATCCAAAAACCCGGCAAAGGCGCATTCTATCACACCCCCCTCAGTCAAGAACTCGAACAACGCGCCATCACTCACCTCCTGTTCACAGGGGTCACCACGGAAGTCTGTGTCCAAACGACGATGCGCGAGGCCTGCGATCGCGGTTATGAATGTCTCCTGATCGAAGATGCCACCGCCAGCTATTTCCCCGACTTCAAATCCGCCACCCTCAACATGGTCACCGCCCAAGGAGGTATCGTCGGCTGGACTGCCCCCAGCACCGAGGTTTTAGCCGGACTCGCAACGCTTTAA
- a CDS encoding tocopherol cyclase family protein has protein sequence MIPNPLQTPHSGYHWDGSDQRFFEGWYYRVTLPQLGETIAFMYSIEDPQGGQPHSGGAAQILGPQDGYVWRSLPDVDLFWAECDRLALGHWRTPGLPRHELPPDQFHAHSTEGYQATAHLNQGYLCDPATGFYCRWDYAIAPLYGWGSPRFPQQSTAGWLSQFQIFEPGWQILMAHGLANGWIDWNGQMYFLHQAPAYSEKNWGRAFPREWFWLNCNSFDGEPDLALTAGGGRRQVLTWAESVAMVGIHYRGQFYEFVPWNSRVSWAIDPWGRWVMGAEHWRYRVELVGTTTHTGTLLRAPTLGGMQFCCRDTMRGDVTLRLFEKHWNGHESLLLTATSSTGGLEVGGKPWREVWRSRA, from the coding sequence ATGATCCCCAACCCTCTCCAAACGCCCCACAGCGGTTATCACTGGGATGGCAGTGATCAACGGTTTTTTGAAGGGTGGTATTACCGGGTGACGCTGCCTCAGTTGGGGGAAACGATCGCGTTTATGTATTCCATCGAAGACCCCCAGGGCGGCCAACCCCATAGCGGCGGCGCGGCGCAAATCCTCGGCCCCCAGGATGGGTATGTGTGGCGATCGCTCCCCGATGTGGATCTCTTTTGGGCGGAGTGCGATCGCCTCGCCCTCGGTCATTGGCGCACCCCCGGCCTACCCCGCCACGAACTCCCCCCCGACCAATTTCACGCCCACAGCACCGAAGGCTACCAAGCCACCGCCCACCTCAATCAGGGCTATCTCTGCGATCCCGCTACTGGGTTCTATTGTCGCTGGGACTATGCGATCGCGCCCCTGTATGGCTGGGGTTCGCCCCGTTTCCCCCAACAATCAACAGCGGGCTGGCTCTCACAATTCCAAATCTTTGAACCCGGTTGGCAAATCCTCATGGCCCACGGCCTCGCCAACGGTTGGATTGACTGGAACGGTCAGATGTATTTCCTCCACCAAGCCCCCGCCTACAGCGAAAAAAATTGGGGTCGCGCTTTTCCCCGTGAGTGGTTTTGGCTCAACTGTAATAGTTTTGACGGTGAGCCGGATTTGGCACTGACGGCGGGCGGTGGACGGCGGCAAGTGCTGACCTGGGCGGAATCTGTGGCGATGGTGGGGATTCACTACCGGGGCCAGTTCTATGAGTTTGTGCCCTGGAATAGCCGTGTGAGTTGGGCGATTGACCCCTGGGGGCGGTGGGTGATGGGGGCGGAACATTGGCGGTATCGGGTGGAATTGGTGGGGACGACGACCCACACCGGGACACTGCTGCGAGCGCCGACGCTGGGGGGGATGCAGTTTTGCTGTCGGGATACGATGCGGGGTGACGTGACGCTGCGCCTGTTTGAAAAGCATTGGAACGGCCATGAATCGCTCCTGTTGACGGCGACGAGTTCCACCGGTGGCCTAGAGGTGGGGGGCAAACCCTGGCGGGAGGTGTGGCGATCGCGTGCTTGA